In a single window of the Melissococcus plutonius ATCC 35311 genome:
- a CDS encoding sensor histidine kinase: MKFLYQQLLAFVGIIVLVILILGTSFTQLTRKTIQDTNYDQLYGYAESVWKIKTNLTRHSEVENEKERLNDSFRITEQLLNQQNVQFLFIDKDQIVQYPDWVSNEKRLDVSVIRNYWERLSQGKKIYTTNKKDIYGGQNTSAYVMLPVFTEVPNLHETYFTGVLVATQPANNVSKSLHSMVVNLLKGSIFSVVIALIVAYFFARMQVKRINRMRKATKEITSGNFNIKLPTYDKDEFDDLAEDFNKMAISLKESQEEIERQEELRRQFMADASHEMRTPLTTINGLLEGLQYNAIPENQRENAIQLMQNETSRLIRLVNENLDYEKIRTNQIAIVVKKFDGTQAIKNILIQLTKKAENKGDTLYLDTEESIDVYADYDRFVQVIVNIIQNAIQFTENGNIHIELSKGYLETVIKISDNGIGMTKDQIKNIWDRYYKVDPSRKNTKYGESGLGLSIVQQLVRLHKGKIDVESEQGKGTTFIVSFPDVEITNR; encoded by the coding sequence ATGAAATTTTTGTATCAACAGTTATTAGCCTTTGTTGGTATTATTGTTTTGGTTATTTTAATTTTAGGCACTTCATTTACCCAATTAACAAGAAAAACGATTCAAGATACAAATTATGATCAGCTCTATGGTTATGCAGAATCTGTATGGAAAATAAAAACAAATCTCACCAGACATTCAGAAGTGGAGAATGAAAAAGAGCGTTTGAATGATTCCTTTCGAATTACCGAACAACTGTTAAATCAACAAAATGTTCAATTTTTATTTATCGATAAAGATCAAATCGTTCAGTACCCTGATTGGGTCAGCAATGAAAAACGTTTAGATGTTTCTGTGATTCGAAACTATTGGGAACGATTAAGCCAGGGAAAAAAAATCTATACAACAAATAAAAAAGATATCTATGGTGGACAAAATACATCTGCTTATGTGATGTTACCAGTCTTTACTGAAGTACCGAATTTACATGAGACCTATTTTACTGGTGTTTTAGTAGCTACACAACCAGCAAATAATGTCTCAAAAAGTCTACATAGTATGGTCGTTAATTTATTAAAAGGATCGATTTTTTCAGTTGTTATTGCTTTAATTGTTGCTTACTTCTTTGCTCGTATGCAAGTAAAACGGATTAATCGTATGCGTAAAGCGACAAAAGAAATCACCAGTGGAAATTTTAATATCAAGTTGCCTACCTATGATAAAGATGAATTTGACGATTTAGCAGAAGATTTTAATAAAATGGCAATATCATTAAAAGAATCACAAGAAGAAATTGAACGACAAGAAGAACTTCGTCGACAATTTATGGCAGATGCCTCACATGAAATGCGTACACCGCTTACAACAATCAATGGACTACTTGAGGGATTACAATATAATGCCATTCCAGAAAACCAGCGTGAAAATGCTATTCAGTTAATGCAAAATGAAACTTCACGCTTAATACGCTTAGTAAATGAAAACCTTGATTATGAAAAAATACGTACCAATCAAATTGCGATTGTAGTGAAAAAATTTGATGGTACGCAAGCTATTAAAAATATTTTAATCCAGTTAACAAAAAAAGCAGAAAATAAAGGTGACACGCTTTACCTAGATACAGAAGAATCAATTGATGTTTATGCAGATTATGATCGGTTTGTTCAAGTTATCGTTAATATTATACAAAATGCTATTCAATTTACAGAGAATGGAAACATTCATATTGAACTTAGCAAGGGTTATTTAGAAACCGTTATAAAAATTTCTGACAATGGTATTGGAATGACAAAAGATCAGATTAAAAATATCTGGGACCGTTATTATAAGGTCGATCCATCAAGAAAAAATACGAAATATGGTGAATCAGGGTTAGGATTATCAATTGTTCAACAGCTTGTACGTCTTCATAAAGGGAAAATTGACGTTGAAAGTGAACAAGGAAAAGGAACAACATTCATTGTTAGTTTTCCAGATGTCGAAATAACAAATAGGTAG
- a CDS encoding response regulator transcription factor, whose translation MNVLMIEDNESVVEMMQMFFLNEGWELAFQYDGKAGLEAFLENPKKWDMVLLDLNLPTIDGMTVCREIRKVSNTVPIIMLTARDSESDQVIGLEMGADDYVTKPFSPLTLIARMKALHRRFEVNNQMIEKKDDSTEDFDVVTEHFKLSTKTREAYLNNQLIEGLTPKEFDLLYTLAKKPRQVFSREQLLELVWDYQYFGDERTVDAHIKKLRQKIEKVGPQIIQTVWGVGYKLDDSGVTG comes from the coding sequence ATGAATGTATTAATGATTGAAGATAATGAATCTGTAGTAGAAATGATGCAAATGTTCTTTTTAAATGAAGGCTGGGAGCTGGCTTTTCAGTATGATGGAAAAGCTGGATTGGAAGCCTTTTTAGAAAACCCTAAAAAATGGGATATGGTTTTATTAGACCTTAATTTACCAACGATCGATGGGATGACAGTATGTCGTGAAATACGCAAGGTATCTAATACAGTGCCAATTATTATGCTGACCGCAAGAGATTCTGAAAGTGATCAGGTGATCGGACTAGAAATGGGTGCGGATGATTATGTTACAAAACCATTCAGTCCATTAACATTAATCGCTCGCATGAAAGCTTTACACAGACGTTTTGAAGTAAATAACCAAATGATTGAAAAAAAAGATGATTCAACGGAAGATTTCGATGTAGTAACTGAACATTTTAAACTAAGTACCAAAACTCGTGAAGCTTACCTAAATAATCAATTGATTGAAGGTTTAACTCCGAAAGAGTTTGATTTACTCTATACATTGGCAAAAAAACCACGTCAGGTATTTTCTCGTGAACAATTATTAGAATTGGTTTGGGATTATCAATATTTTGGTGATGAAAGAACAGTTGATGCCCACATAAAAAAATTAAGACAGAAAATTGAAAAAGTAGGTCCGCAAATTATTCAAACAGTTTGGGGTGTAGGGTATAAATTAGATGATTCAGGTGTAACAGGATGA